From Acidimicrobiia bacterium:
AGTCGATGCGCATGTGGAACAAGCGCGCGAGCGGGTCGGCCGTGTTGCACTGCCAGGCCTCACAGCGCATGAAGCGCTGCTTCGGCCGGAGTCGGAACGTGCCGGTGAGGTGGGCGACGAACGACTCGTCGCGGGGGCGCCCGACGACTCCCATCGCCTCCAGGTATCGCCGGGCGCTCGACGGCAAGTCGGCGATGTCGGCGCCCTCGATCGGCGTACCCGGCCGCGCTTGGCTCAGGCGCGTCGCGCGTATGTCGTCAGCCAGCGCGCCCCGAAGGTCGCGCCCGAGGATCCGCTCCAACGACCGGACCGGATTCGGAACGGTCACCACCCCTCGCCTACCCGGCGGCGCGTCGCTCCATGCGAGGATGCATACGTCGCAGGATGCGTGTCCGCGGCCAGGCGCGCCAACGTCAGGCCTCGGTGTCGGCGCGTTCGAGCTGATCGACGAAGGCTGCGAGGTCGCTCTGGGCGCGCGCCACGGCGAGCAACCCGCGCTCTTCCTCGGCGGTGTGCGCACGCAGCGTGTCGATGACGGCGTCGAACGACGTGCGCGCACGGTGATGTCGCCGTCGCAGAGTCCGTCGCGTACGCGGCGGTCGAGCGCGCCGAGGGTCTCGTGGTCTGCCGACGGCTCCACGACCGGGGACAGATCAGGGCATCCGCACGAGTCGCACATCGGGCACCGACCTGCTCGCCGGTGAGCGAGATCGCGGCCGGGAACCGGACGTGGTTCTCCGTGTGGACGTGCAGGTGCGTGTCGGTCTCGGGGACGGCGACCCATGGCCCGACGCTCGGTGACACGTCACGGTTGTGAGGGCTCGGAGTGGACGTGCCACCGATGTCGCCGTCCACGGGCCTGGCCGCGTCAGCGTTTCAGGACGCGGCCGAGGAGAATGCACGTCTCGTAGAAGACGTACATGGGGACGGCCATCGCGAAGAGTGAGTACGGGTCCTGGCTAGGGGTGATCACCGCGGCGAACAGCACGATGACGACGATCGCGATCCGCCGCCAGTGTCGGAGCTGCTCGGTCGAGAGCACGCGGGCGACGAGCAGGAACATCAGCAACACGGGAAACTCGAACGAGAGCCCGAACGCCACGATCATCAGCGAGACGAGCGACAGGTACTTGTCGGCGGTGAGGAACGGCTGGAGTTGGGGACCGCCGACACCGAGCAGGAACGCGAGCGCTTTGGTGAGGGTGAGAAGCGCGATCCACGCGCCGAGCGCAAAAAGTGCGACAGACGACACGATGAACGGGATTGCGTAGCGCTTCTCGCGACGGTCGAGCGCGGGGGTGACGAACCGCCAGAGTTGCCAGAGCCACACCGGAAGCGCGAGGACGATCCCGCCGT
This genomic window contains:
- the tatC gene encoding twin-arginine translocase subunit TatC — protein: MPILDHLRELRRRLFVSIVAVAIGAVVTFVFSREVISFLVHYYQHATHGQRDALIFTGPLDAFKVRLQIATYGGIVLALPVWLWQLWRFVTPALDRREKRYAIPFIVSSVALFALGAWIALLTLTKALAFLLGVGGPQLQPFLTADKYLSLVSLMIVAFGLSFEFPVLLMFLLVARVLSTEQLRHWRRIAIVVIVLFAAVITPSQDPYSLFAMAVPMYVFYETCILLGRVLKR